Proteins encoded within one genomic window of Neorhizobium galegae bv. orientalis str. HAMBI 540:
- a CDS encoding ABC transporter substrate-binding protein: protein MITRSISKISYLAAVAALSASISLPARAATPDTALVMAWNIDAISTFDPAQIGEVVTSELMQNTCDSLVDFDPKDESKALPLLAKSWDVSEDRKQITFHLNTGLKFPGGAPATAKELAWSMQRVVLLGYGNAATLTEYGFSKDNVKERITATDDNTLVLSLDNPYPTNLILQAIGANRVSALLDQKTLISKEINGDMGNKYLATNTACVGPYKLVQWNSGESIVLQANEDYYGAKPKLKRILIRHVAEPGTQRLLLTQGDIDIARDLSPDDLADLDGKPGLKVERVLKPQLFFWTFNAADPIFKNEKVRLAMRYLIDYDGLAKSVMTYLGVPRASFAQLGATGALDAKEGQPFKLDIDKAKALLTEAGYPDGFEANVLIGTLPHSAPIAQSIQQNASKVGVKLNLERMANAQLFARIRGREFQTGMLAWQTGVPDAHGNASRLVYNPDNRPEAKLTQIPAWRSAYQNEDFNKQVKAALLEGDPAKRNELYYALQKDVMQQGPMAIMFQMYNTVGMSGKVKDWTWNGFRVYYNLVSK from the coding sequence ATGATTACCAGAAGCATTTCCAAGATCAGTTATCTTGCTGCCGTCGCGGCCTTGTCAGCCTCGATCAGCCTGCCGGCGCGGGCGGCAACGCCGGACACGGCGCTTGTCATGGCGTGGAATATCGATGCCATCAGCACCTTCGATCCGGCGCAGATCGGCGAAGTCGTGACCAGCGAGCTGATGCAAAACACCTGCGATTCCCTGGTGGATTTCGATCCGAAGGACGAGTCCAAGGCCTTACCGCTTCTCGCGAAAAGCTGGGATGTGTCCGAAGACCGCAAGCAGATCACCTTCCATCTCAATACCGGCCTGAAATTCCCAGGCGGCGCCCCGGCGACAGCGAAGGAATTGGCCTGGTCGATGCAGCGCGTCGTGCTGCTCGGTTACGGCAATGCCGCAACGCTGACCGAATACGGCTTCAGCAAGGACAACGTGAAGGAACGTATCACCGCGACCGACGACAACACGCTCGTGTTGTCGCTGGATAATCCCTATCCGACCAACCTCATCCTGCAGGCCATCGGCGCCAATCGCGTGTCGGCGCTCCTCGACCAGAAGACGCTGATCTCGAAGGAGATCAATGGCGACATGGGCAACAAATACCTCGCCACCAACACGGCCTGCGTCGGTCCCTACAAATTGGTGCAGTGGAACTCCGGCGAGTCCATCGTGCTGCAGGCGAACGAGGACTATTACGGCGCCAAGCCGAAGCTGAAGCGCATCCTGATCCGTCACGTCGCCGAGCCGGGCACGCAGCGCCTGCTGTTGACCCAGGGCGATATCGATATTGCCCGCGACCTGTCGCCCGACGATCTTGCCGATCTCGACGGCAAGCCTGGCTTGAAGGTTGAGCGCGTGCTGAAGCCCCAGCTGTTTTTCTGGACCTTCAACGCCGCCGACCCGATCTTCAAGAACGAAAAAGTGCGTCTGGCGATGCGTTACCTGATCGATTACGACGGTCTTGCCAAGTCGGTCATGACCTATCTCGGCGTGCCGCGGGCAAGCTTTGCCCAGCTCGGCGCCACCGGGGCTCTCGATGCCAAGGAAGGCCAGCCGTTCAAGCTCGATATCGACAAGGCCAAGGCGCTGCTGACCGAGGCCGGGTATCCGGATGGCTTCGAAGCGAACGTGCTGATCGGCACCTTGCCGCATTCGGCACCGATCGCCCAGAGCATCCAACAGAACGCTTCCAAGGTCGGCGTTAAGCTCAACCTCGAGCGGATGGCCAATGCCCAGCTCTTTGCCCGTATCCGTGGCCGCGAGTTCCAGACCGGCATGCTGGCCTGGCAAACCGGCGTTCCGGATGCGCACGGCAATGCCTCGCGTCTGGTCTATAATCCCGACAACCGTCCGGAAGCCAAGCTGACGCAGATCCCGGCCTGGCGCTCCGCCTACCAGAACGAGGACTTCAACAAGCAGGTGAAGGCAGCACTTCTGGAAGGCGATCCGGCCAAGCGCAACGAACTTTACTACGCGCTGCAGAAAGACGTCATGCAACAGGGCCCGATGGCCATCATGTTCCAGATGTACAATACCGTCGGCATGAGCGGTAAGGTCAAGGATTGGACCTGGAACGGCTTCCGCGTCTATTACAACCTCGTCTCCAAATAA
- a CDS encoding ABC transporter permease produces the protein MTDPTFPVPRSDAGNVARPNPAFALLSILGTTLLPVFVTLFGLAALTFFIGRMLPIDPVASILGDNATQEAYEKMSRALGMDKPLWYQFGVYVKGILSLDFGDALTTGKPVMEDIARVFPATIELATLAIVIGTGLGIPAGVLSAMYRNSWLDNAIRFTGLIGYSAPNFWLGLMGLVLFYATLGWIGGPGRIDFIYEFDLEPVTGFHLIDSALAGNWEIFGNVFGHIILPASILGFGALAYISRMTRSFMIEQLAQEYIVTARVKGLSWARTVWVHAFRNVAVQVLTVVALSYAFLLEGAVLTETVFAWPGFGRYLTNALLVGDMNAVVGCSLLVGVIFVTLNLICDLLYRVFDPRTR, from the coding sequence ATGACGGACCCCACCTTCCCGGTTCCCCGCAGCGATGCGGGGAACGTGGCCAGGCCGAACCCGGCATTCGCCCTGCTGAGCATTCTCGGCACGACGCTATTGCCGGTGTTCGTGACGCTGTTCGGCCTTGCGGCCCTGACATTCTTCATCGGCAGGATGCTGCCGATCGATCCCGTCGCTTCCATCCTCGGCGACAATGCCACGCAGGAAGCCTATGAGAAGATGTCTCGCGCGCTCGGCATGGACAAGCCGCTCTGGTACCAGTTCGGCGTCTACGTGAAGGGTATCCTGTCGCTCGATTTCGGCGACGCGCTGACCACGGGCAAGCCCGTGATGGAAGACATCGCTCGCGTGTTTCCGGCCACCATCGAGCTTGCCACGCTGGCAATCGTCATCGGAACGGGCCTTGGCATTCCCGCCGGCGTGCTGTCAGCCATGTACCGCAATTCCTGGCTCGACAATGCCATCCGCTTCACGGGCCTGATCGGCTATTCGGCTCCGAATTTCTGGCTCGGCCTGATGGGACTGGTGCTGTTCTACGCGACGCTCGGCTGGATCGGCGGGCCGGGGCGTATCGATTTCATCTACGAGTTCGATCTTGAGCCGGTCACCGGTTTCCATCTGATCGACAGCGCACTTGCCGGCAACTGGGAGATATTCGGCAATGTCTTCGGCCATATCATCCTGCCTGCCTCGATCCTCGGTTTCGGTGCACTTGCCTATATCAGCCGCATGACGCGCAGCTTCATGATCGAGCAGCTGGCGCAGGAATATATCGTCACAGCCCGCGTCAAGGGCCTGTCTTGGGCACGCACCGTCTGGGTACATGCGTTCCGCAACGTCGCGGTTCAGGTGCTCACCGTCGTGGCGCTGTCCTATGCCTTCCTGCTGGAGGGGGCCGTGCTGACCGAAACGGTATTCGCCTGGCCTGGCTTCGGCCGCTACCTGACCAATGCGCTCCTCGTCGGCGACATGAATGCCGTCGTCGGTTGCTCGCTTCTGGTCGGCGTCATCTTCGTGACCCTCAACCTCATCTGCGACCTCCTCTATCGCGTCTTCGACCCCAGAACCCGGTGA
- the nikC gene encoding nickel transporter permease — protein sequence MTDKSLSPTEKPAASPAGLGLWLRAPVPTSPFHARMQQLWLQWRRLRSNASALFGLCVVVVMLLAALLAPILATHDIYDQNLAARLLAPSFQHWLGTDELGRDVYSRLLFGARITLYIALLTTVIVAPIGLIVGTTAGYLGGWVDTVLMRVVDVFLAFPNLILALAFVAALGPGIQNAIIAISLASWPPIARLARAETLTIRKSDYIAAMRLQGASSARIIFGHIMPMCIPSVVVRVTLNMAAIILTAAGLGFLGLGAQPPSPEWGTMLSSGREFVMTSWWIAAIPGTAILLTSLAFNLLGDGLRDILDPRHG from the coding sequence ATGACAGACAAATCCCTTTCCCCGACCGAGAAGCCCGCTGCTTCCCCCGCCGGCCTCGGTCTCTGGCTGCGGGCGCCGGTTCCGACCTCGCCATTTCATGCCCGCATGCAGCAGCTGTGGCTGCAATGGCGGCGGCTGCGGTCCAACGCGTCGGCGCTGTTCGGCCTTTGCGTCGTCGTCGTCATGCTCCTGGCGGCACTGCTTGCGCCCATTCTAGCGACGCATGACATTTACGATCAGAACCTTGCGGCGCGGCTGCTGGCGCCCTCCTTCCAGCATTGGCTCGGCACCGACGAACTCGGTCGAGACGTCTATAGCCGCCTGCTGTTCGGTGCCCGCATCACTCTCTACATCGCGCTTCTGACGACCGTCATCGTCGCGCCGATCGGGCTCATCGTCGGCACCACGGCAGGTTATCTCGGCGGCTGGGTCGATACAGTGCTGATGCGCGTCGTCGACGTGTTTCTGGCCTTCCCGAACCTCATCCTGGCGCTGGCCTTCGTCGCAGCGCTCGGACCGGGCATCCAGAATGCCATCATCGCCATTTCGCTCGCCTCCTGGCCGCCGATCGCCCGGCTGGCGCGCGCCGAAACGCTGACAATCCGCAAGTCCGATTACATCGCCGCCATGCGGCTCCAGGGGGCTTCCAGTGCGCGGATCATTTTCGGACACATCATGCCCATGTGCATTCCGTCGGTGGTGGTGCGCGTCACGCTCAACATGGCAGCCATCATTCTGACCGCCGCCGGTCTTGGCTTTCTCGGGCTCGGCGCCCAGCCGCCGAGCCCGGAATGGGGCACGATGCTGTCTTCCGGCCGCGAATTCGTGATGACCAGCTGGTGGATCGCCGCCATTCCCGGCACCGCCATCCTTCTGACCAGCCTCGCTTTCAATCTTCTCGGCGACGGCCTGCGCGACATACTGGATCCCCGCCATGGATAA
- a CDS encoding ABC transporter ATP-binding protein, which translates to MDKPLVDVKDLRIRFHGAQRSHDAVRGVSFTIGREKVGIVGESGSGKSLTGRSLLKLTPKGAEISATHMRFKDLDLLSASEREMRKVRGNHISMILQDPKYSLNPLMRIGNQIVEAYRLHHKARPAEAKAKALAMLEAVQIRDPDRVFKLFPHEVSGGMGQRIMIAMMLIPEPDLIIADEPTSALDVTVRRQVLTILDELVTRRGTGLMFISHDLNLVASFCDRVLVMYAGRIMEDLPASELHNARHPYTQSLLESLPRLNVAVENLTVPVRDPSWFDGPVYRNGALA; encoded by the coding sequence ATGGATAAGCCGCTCGTCGACGTCAAGGACTTGAGGATCCGCTTCCACGGCGCGCAACGCAGCCACGATGCCGTGCGCGGCGTCTCGTTCACCATCGGCCGCGAAAAGGTCGGCATTGTCGGCGAATCCGGCTCGGGGAAATCTCTGACCGGTCGGTCGCTCCTGAAGCTGACCCCAAAGGGCGCGGAGATCAGCGCAACGCATATGCGCTTCAAGGATCTCGACCTTCTGTCTGCTAGCGAACGGGAGATGCGCAAGGTCCGCGGCAACCATATTTCGATGATCCTGCAGGATCCGAAATATTCGCTTAACCCGCTGATGCGTATCGGCAACCAGATTGTCGAGGCCTATCGCCTGCATCACAAGGCGCGGCCGGCCGAGGCGAAGGCGAAAGCGCTGGCCATGCTCGAAGCGGTCCAGATCCGCGATCCGGACCGGGTGTTCAAGCTCTTCCCGCACGAAGTGTCGGGCGGCATGGGGCAGCGTATCATGATCGCCATGATGCTGATCCCCGAGCCGGATCTGATCATCGCCGACGAACCGACCTCCGCTCTCGATGTGACGGTACGCCGGCAGGTTCTGACCATTCTCGACGAACTGGTCACCCGCCGCGGCACCGGCCTGATGTTCATCAGCCACGACCTCAATCTGGTTGCCAGCTTCTGCGATCGGGTTCTGGTCATGTATGCCGGCCGGATCATGGAGGATCTGCCGGCGAGCGAACTGCACAATGCCCGGCACCCCTATACGCAGTCCCTGCTCGAAAGCCTGCCGCGGCTCAATGTCGCCGTCGAGAACCTCACGGTACCGGTGCGGGACCCAAGCTGGTTCGACGGCCCCGTCTATCGCAATGGAGCGCTCGCATGA
- a CDS encoding ABC transporter ATP-binding protein produces MKPTRPLIEAIGLSISFGPKHARTRVVDDVSFRIDKGEAYGLIGESGCGKSTILRALSGLNGDYDGALTLTDKELPKTRSKDFFHRVQMVFQDPYGSLHPRKIVEKVLAEPLAIHGIDRASERIVETLDAVGLGPSFRYRYPHELSGGQRQRVAIARALITEPEILLLDEPTSALDVSVQAEILNLLRRLRIERNLTYLMVSHDLAVIAHICERAGMMYKGKIIEELTSQQIRQSQARQDYTREFLQATIEAVARRDEAVA; encoded by the coding sequence ATGAAACCGACGAGACCGCTGATAGAGGCCATTGGTCTTTCGATCAGTTTTGGCCCGAAACATGCCCGCACTCGCGTCGTGGACGACGTATCGTTCCGGATCGACAAGGGTGAGGCCTATGGCCTGATCGGCGAATCCGGTTGCGGCAAGTCGACGATCCTGCGGGCCTTGAGCGGGCTCAACGGCGACTATGACGGTGCCCTGACGCTGACCGACAAGGAACTGCCAAAGACGCGGAGCAAGGATTTCTTCCACCGCGTGCAGATGGTGTTCCAGGACCCCTATGGCAGCCTCCACCCCCGCAAGATCGTCGAAAAGGTTCTGGCCGAACCGCTCGCCATCCACGGCATCGACCGGGCCTCGGAGCGCATCGTCGAAACGCTCGATGCCGTAGGCCTCGGGCCGTCCTTCCGCTATCGTTACCCGCACGAGCTTTCCGGTGGTCAGCGCCAGCGCGTTGCGATCGCCCGGGCGCTGATCACCGAGCCGGAAATCCTGCTGCTCGACGAACCGACCTCGGCGCTCGACGTCTCGGTGCAGGCGGAAATCCTCAACCTCCTGAGACGACTGCGGATCGAGCGTAACCTTACCTACCTCATGGTGTCGCACGACCTCGCCGTCATCGCCCATATCTGCGAGCGCGCCGGCATGATGTACAAGGGCAAGATCATCGAAGAACTGACCTCCCAGCAGATCCGTCAGTCGCAGGCCAGGCAAGACTATACCCGCGAGTTCCTGCAGGCCACGATCGAGGCCGTCGCGAGGCGTGACGAGGCGGTGGCATGA
- a CDS encoding serine hydrolase domain-containing protein, which produces MTALQAFPIDGSGDPTGAWDHFATPRDAGLRAAALEKLRAIAALGATDMLLVIRHGKVAFTLGDPTKKFLCHSIRKSFLAALIGAEVENGRIDLSSTMESLDIDDREGLSEVERQATVYDLLTARSGIYHPAGYETPWMRRIKERRHAHAPGTFWCYNNWDFNALGTIFETLTGESVHQGFARQIAGPTGMQDFSLTDERSGGRPDGWHESFDISEHRAYPFRMSSRDLARFGQLFLRHGVWNSAQVLPTGWVQECVMPYSHAGTHGAYGYMWWLERDGVFLPGLVTPKGSYAAMGAGGHYCLMMPALDMVVVHRVDTEITGRQVSAFGMGRLLRQLLAAVDESS; this is translated from the coding sequence ATGACCGCGCTCCAGGCATTTCCCATTGACGGCTCCGGCGATCCCACCGGGGCGTGGGATCACTTCGCCACGCCGCGCGACGCAGGTCTCCGTGCAGCCGCGCTCGAAAAGCTGCGCGCCATCGCAGCGTTGGGGGCCACCGATATGCTGCTGGTCATCCGCCATGGCAAAGTTGCTTTTACCCTCGGCGATCCGACGAAGAAGTTCCTGTGTCATTCGATCCGCAAGAGCTTTCTGGCGGCGTTGATCGGCGCTGAGGTCGAGAACGGCCGGATCGATCTGTCGAGCACCATGGAAAGTCTGGATATCGATGACCGAGAAGGGCTGAGCGAGGTCGAAAGGCAGGCGACCGTCTATGATCTGCTGACGGCGCGCTCGGGCATATACCATCCGGCCGGATATGAGACGCCCTGGATGCGCCGGATCAAGGAGCGACGTCATGCCCACGCGCCGGGCACCTTCTGGTGCTACAACAACTGGGATTTCAACGCGCTCGGAACGATTTTCGAAACGCTGACAGGCGAAAGCGTTCACCAAGGTTTTGCCCGGCAGATTGCCGGTCCCACCGGCATGCAGGACTTTTCGCTGACCGACGAACGATCCGGAGGCCGGCCCGACGGATGGCACGAGAGCTTCGATATCAGCGAGCACCGCGCCTATCCATTCCGCATGTCCAGCCGGGATCTGGCCCGTTTCGGACAGCTTTTCCTGCGCCACGGAGTCTGGAATTCGGCCCAAGTGCTGCCGACCGGCTGGGTGCAGGAATGCGTCATGCCCTATTCGCATGCAGGAACGCATGGCGCCTATGGCTATATGTGGTGGCTCGAACGGGACGGCGTTTTCCTGCCGGGCTTGGTGACGCCAAAGGGAAGCTATGCCGCGATGGGGGCCGGCGGGCATTATTGCCTTATGATGCCCGCCCTCGACATGGTCGTCGTCCATCGCGTCGATACGGAAATAACAGGCCGTCAAGTTAGTGCATTCGGCATGGGCCGGTTGCTGCGCCAATTGCTCGCGGCGGTGGACGAGTCTTCCTGA
- a CDS encoding MmgE/PrpD family protein, producing MRTVIETIADWCAAPPAISGDASRLAHQAIADTIACLYAGRADKSTLSVALAFGRRPDGEAPLVTGGRQSASVAALVNGTAAHALDYDDNFRPGMSHASAVIVPALLAVADGLSVSGRALTDAYLAALQAQAFVGSGVAGSHYTAGWHGTSTVGSIGTAAGVAKLLGMDADGIARALSMGASMASGTKGQFGTPAKPFHAGMAARNAVEAAILAATGLQGRLDILEGPQGFLEMFGGEAPKGYDIAGISGTRQHTIETVGVMPKLHPCCGSTHLIVDAALDLMKDVPIDPDAIVSAECHVGIANYRNLAYPHPRDEMEARFSMQYCLALAFRHKSLSLLDFNPASVGVVTKDPLLAKISMTHYSAAEEASATSYLPHRLRITLRDGQVYVVERSFARGGLAEPFSEDDRRTKFADCLEGVANPMSVYAALAALDEQPDLAFLAPVFDGGARK from the coding sequence ATGAGAACCGTTATTGAGACTATCGCAGACTGGTGTGCCGCCCCGCCGGCGATCTCCGGCGACGCGAGCCGGCTTGCGCATCAGGCTATCGCAGACACGATTGCTTGTCTGTATGCCGGTCGTGCCGACAAGAGCACGCTTTCCGTCGCGCTGGCCTTCGGCCGGCGACCGGACGGTGAGGCACCGCTCGTCACCGGCGGACGTCAGTCGGCATCGGTCGCAGCGCTGGTCAACGGCACCGCAGCACATGCCCTCGATTACGACGATAATTTCCGTCCCGGCATGAGCCACGCCTCGGCCGTCATCGTGCCGGCGCTTCTGGCCGTCGCCGATGGGTTGAGCGTCAGCGGGCGCGCGCTGACGGATGCGTATCTCGCTGCTCTCCAGGCACAGGCCTTCGTCGGCAGCGGCGTCGCCGGATCGCATTATACTGCCGGATGGCACGGGACGTCGACGGTCGGCAGTATAGGCACCGCAGCCGGCGTCGCCAAGCTTCTGGGAATGGATGCGGACGGAATTGCCCGGGCGCTGTCGATGGGCGCCAGCATGGCTTCGGGAACGAAGGGGCAGTTCGGCACCCCGGCAAAGCCCTTCCATGCCGGGATGGCGGCCCGCAATGCCGTGGAGGCTGCGATTCTTGCCGCGACGGGGCTCCAGGGACGTCTCGACATTCTCGAGGGCCCGCAAGGCTTCCTGGAAATGTTCGGTGGCGAGGCGCCGAAGGGCTACGATATCGCAGGCATTTCAGGCACGCGCCAGCATACGATCGAGACGGTCGGCGTCATGCCGAAACTGCATCCATGCTGTGGCTCGACGCATCTGATCGTTGATGCGGCCCTCGACCTGATGAAGGACGTGCCGATCGACCCGGATGCGATCGTATCCGCCGAATGCCATGTCGGGATTGCCAACTATCGCAATCTTGCCTATCCGCATCCCCGTGACGAGATGGAAGCCCGCTTCTCCATGCAATATTGCCTGGCCCTGGCATTCCGCCACAAGAGCCTGTCGTTGCTCGACTTCAACCCCGCAAGCGTCGGCGTCGTGACGAAAGACCCGCTCCTTGCGAAGATATCGATGACCCATTACAGCGCTGCGGAAGAAGCAAGTGCGACGAGCTACCTGCCGCACCGCTTGCGGATCACGCTCCGCGATGGCCAGGTGTATGTGGTGGAGCGCAGCTTTGCACGCGGCGGCCTGGCCGAGCCGTTTTCGGAGGATGACCGCAGGACGAAGTTTGCAGACTGCCTGGAAGGTGTTGCAAACCCTATGTCCGTCTATGCCGCTCTCGCTGCCCTGGACGAGCAGCCAGACCTTGCATTTCTGGCCCCCGTTTTCGACGGCGGCGCCAGGAAATGA
- a CDS encoding LysR family transcriptional regulator, with translation MELKWLQDFVSLARFMNFTLAAHDRNITQSALSRRIRQLEQWVGLPLIDRSTYPVKLTPAGYSFLPKARKSVDMLCALREDTIEAHGSTEEVLSFATMSTLVLTFFPAWMEKVEALGGPFRTRFTEAYSSFSNNVATLFRNECDFLLIYAHDSVPAMQDLSEHDYLTLGAEQVIAVSAPAENGDPLHGVQSDGRLIDYLSYRDNSFFAQALPNAVFDKKALRFNTVYENAMSAALKAMAVSGHGVAWIPESLAIQELQTGQLVRAADPSFDIEVEIRLYRSYRLRGKRAGQFWRQAEEVALQANR, from the coding sequence ATGGAACTGAAGTGGCTTCAAGACTTCGTCAGCCTGGCGCGTTTCATGAACTTCACGCTTGCGGCCCATGACCGAAACATCACCCAGTCGGCGCTCAGCCGCCGTATTCGGCAGCTCGAACAATGGGTGGGGCTCCCGCTGATCGACCGTTCGACCTATCCGGTCAAGCTGACGCCGGCGGGCTACAGCTTTTTGCCGAAAGCGCGCAAAAGCGTCGACATGCTCTGCGCCTTGCGCGAAGATACGATCGAAGCGCACGGCTCGACGGAGGAGGTCCTCTCCTTTGCCACGATGAGTACCCTCGTGCTGACATTCTTCCCGGCTTGGATGGAAAAGGTCGAGGCGCTGGGAGGACCGTTCCGGACACGCTTCACCGAAGCCTATTCTTCCTTTTCCAACAATGTCGCGACACTGTTCCGCAACGAGTGCGACTTCCTGCTGATCTACGCCCACGATTCTGTTCCGGCGATGCAGGACCTTTCCGAACACGATTATCTGACGCTTGGAGCCGAGCAGGTGATCGCCGTGTCCGCACCAGCCGAGAATGGCGATCCGCTGCATGGCGTGCAATCCGATGGTAGGCTGATCGACTACCTCAGCTACCGGGACAATTCGTTTTTCGCGCAGGCCTTGCCGAATGCCGTCTTCGACAAGAAGGCGCTCCGGTTCAATACGGTCTACGAGAATGCGATGTCGGCAGCGTTGAAGGCGATGGCCGTGTCTGGCCACGGAGTGGCGTGGATCCCGGAAAGCCTGGCCATTCAGGAACTGCAGACCGGTCAACTCGTCCGGGCGGCCGATCCCTCCTTCGATATCGAAGTCGAAATCAGGCTCTACCGCTCCTATCGCCTGCGCGGCAAGCGCGCCGGTCAGTTCTGGAGACAGGCGGAAGAGGTCGCGCTGCAAGCCAACCGCTAG
- a CDS encoding enoyl ACP reductase FabMG family protein gives MENPVALNRLSENTIFRKGDVFVLFGELFGRGYATGLLDEARKAGMDIVGITVGRRDENNFLRPLNAEELSAAESRLGGKIINIPLMAGFDLDAPEGGPTPTDLLAAMTLENWQQEKLDGDYVSQCRAIATKRFTTALSEVMAILDGMIVSGRNVLFAHTMAGGIPKAKVFLVVANRIYKGRGSRHMSSQALLDSDMGKLILQNFDDVSANTYRHLIDFSATIRERVEASGGQVRYTAYGYHGSAVLIDGSYRWQTYTNYTQGYAKMRLERIAEDAWATGVKATVYNCPEIRTNSSDVFTGIELPLIPLLLALKKENGGRWAEEQWLACQHLLADGFTMDDVFRKITAMQASDVMRPFYDFSAWPMANSQAQADLTIGTSNEITAMHRGTKAMISDHLSGLVVEATGQLIFGESSNPSGPVQWLNHDIVARRLNVSHDQSETAASMTASSSLEMA, from the coding sequence ATGGAAAACCCGGTCGCATTGAACCGCCTGTCCGAAAATACCATCTTCCGAAAGGGCGACGTGTTCGTCCTATTCGGTGAGCTTTTCGGACGCGGATACGCCACAGGCTTGCTGGACGAAGCCCGCAAGGCTGGCATGGACATCGTCGGCATTACCGTTGGACGGCGCGACGAGAACAACTTTTTGCGTCCGCTTAACGCCGAGGAGTTGTCAGCGGCCGAGTCCCGGCTGGGTGGGAAGATCATCAACATTCCCTTGATGGCGGGTTTCGATCTCGACGCGCCCGAAGGCGGTCCGACGCCGACCGACCTGCTTGCTGCGATGACGCTCGAGAACTGGCAGCAGGAAAAGCTTGACGGGGATTACGTTTCGCAATGCCGGGCGATTGCCACCAAGCGGTTCACAACAGCTCTTTCCGAGGTAATGGCCATCCTCGATGGCATGATTGTGAGCGGCAGGAATGTACTCTTTGCCCACACGATGGCTGGAGGCATCCCGAAGGCGAAGGTATTTCTCGTCGTCGCCAATCGAATCTACAAGGGACGCGGAAGCCGTCATATGTCGTCGCAGGCGCTGCTCGACAGCGATATGGGCAAGCTCATCCTGCAAAATTTCGATGACGTCTCCGCAAACACCTACCGACACCTCATCGACTTTAGCGCGACCATCCGTGAGCGTGTTGAGGCATCGGGTGGGCAGGTCCGGTATACGGCCTACGGCTACCACGGATCGGCAGTTCTCATCGACGGGAGCTATCGCTGGCAGACCTACACGAACTATACCCAAGGCTACGCCAAGATGCGGCTTGAGCGTATCGCGGAGGATGCGTGGGCCACGGGTGTAAAGGCTACGGTCTATAACTGTCCCGAAATCCGCACGAATTCCTCCGACGTATTCACCGGGATCGAGCTGCCGCTGATCCCGTTGCTGCTTGCGTTAAAGAAGGAGAACGGCGGGCGATGGGCAGAGGAGCAGTGGCTGGCATGCCAGCACCTTCTGGCGGACGGCTTCACCATGGATGATGTCTTCCGCAAAATCACCGCCATGCAGGCCAGCGACGTCATGCGCCCGTTCTACGATTTCTCGGCGTGGCCGATGGCAAATAGCCAGGCACAGGCCGATTTAACTATCGGCACGTCCAATGAAATCACCGCCATGCACCGTGGCACCAAGGCAATGATCAGCGACCATTTGAGCGGCCTCGTGGTCGAGGCGACCGGGCAGCTTATTTTTGGCGAATCCTCGAACCCATCGGGGCCTGTCCAGTGGCTCAATCACGATATCGTGGCGCGGCGGCTGAATGTCTCCCACGATCAATCGGAAACCGCCGCTTCGATGACCGCATCCTCATCGCTCGAAATGGCTTGA
- a CDS encoding FecR domain-containing protein, producing the protein MDNAPLSYVIEEMSRHFYGRIVVASSALADRRVSGTTKVANTDDALAFVTKALGVKVTRLGPLIVIRQ; encoded by the coding sequence GTGGACAATGCGCCGCTTTCCTACGTCATCGAGGAGATGAGCCGGCATTTTTACGGCCGCATCGTCGTTGCGAGTTCGGCGCTGGCCGACCGCCGCGTCAGCGGCACGACCAAGGTTGCGAACACCGATGACGCGCTTGCCTTCGTGACAAAGGCCCTCGGCGTGAAAGTGACCCGCCTCGGGCCCTTGATCGTCATTCGCCAATAG
- a CDS encoding DUF4168 domain-containing protein, with translation MITRYIAPASLTTALLSLMFLSNPASAQQATPEKQPIQGQADSNGAAGAVSDQKIEAFAVAYLQVDKVRQEYSAKIGATPDAAAKQQLQAEAGKQMVQAVEASPGMSVEEYNVILTAAQKDPALVQKVQEKLQKAIPAQQ, from the coding sequence ATGATCACTCGTTATATCGCTCCTGCATCGCTGACCACTGCCCTCTTGAGCTTGATGTTTCTCAGCAATCCTGCGTCCGCGCAGCAGGCAACTCCAGAGAAGCAGCCGATTCAAGGGCAAGCAGATAGCAATGGTGCGGCTGGCGCCGTCAGCGATCAGAAAATTGAGGCCTTTGCAGTCGCATATCTCCAGGTGGACAAGGTCAGGCAGGAATATTCGGCCAAGATCGGAGCCACGCCGGACGCAGCCGCGAAGCAACAGCTGCAGGCCGAGGCCGGCAAACAGATGGTTCAGGCGGTCGAGGCCTCTCCGGGCATGTCGGTCGAGGAGTACAACGTGATTCTAACAGCCGCGCAGAAGGATCCGGCACTTGTTCAGAAAGTTCAGGAAAAGCTTCAGAAAGCCATACCTGCACAGCAGTAA